A single genomic interval of Apis cerana isolate GH-2021 linkage group LG2, AcerK_1.0, whole genome shotgun sequence harbors:
- the LOC107996841 gene encoding organic cation transporter protein-like isoform X1, with the protein MLEKAMKEHASLDVIQNAMGVMGPWHIVIAVALSLVKFPVAWHQLSIIFLAPPTNFSCAAPISKTNESTIMKCYVDVGNGTMEKCTTFKYDKRIFKESIITQWDLVCDREQLTNIVQSCIMFGVLIGNLVFSIMADRIGRKKPLMIAIGLQSLTGFITAFIPWFELFVIFKFISAIATGGTMLVSFVLLMEIVGIEWRSIMSVLFHVPFLLGHLMNPLISYLTRTWDGFQMAVSIPSLFLLSYYWIIPESPRWLFAVGKLSKAEQILIKAAGRNKIPIENVKTAIETYECNIGICHKQNKEKYNITHLFRTPNLRLKTIFICINWFMCGSCFFGLAQYMGYIDGNIFINVAVSAAIELPGTILVLFLISRVSRLKILISANLLSAASLLLLIVMSNSRFTIILTIIGLAGMSLSFPTVYLYSSEVFPTVIRNIGIGLGSVCARIGSMIAPYIATMGKIKSWLPPLIFGSGLLFSAFLCFFLPETMNCELPETIEDSENFGKKQSGKNAIK; encoded by the exons atgctCGAAAAAGCGATGAAAG aacatGCATCATTAGATGTAATACAAAATGCAATGGGTGTGATGGGCCCATGGCATATTGTTATTGCTGTGGCATTATCTCTTGTAAAATTTCCGGTTGCTTGGCATCaactttctattatatttcttgcACCTCCGACTAATTTTTCATGTGCTGCACCAATATCAAAAACTAATGAATCTACAATAATGAAATGTTATGTAGATGTAGGAAATGGTACTATGGAGAAATgtacaacttttaaatatgaCAAGCGTATATTTAAAGAGAGTATTATAActcaa tGGGACTTAGTTTGTGATAGAGAACAATTGACAAATATTGTACAGTCTTGTATAATGTTTGGAGTACTTATTGGTAATTTAGTTTTTAGTATAATGGCTGATCG aatagGTAGGAAAAAACCTTTGATGATTGCTATAGGATTACAATCATTAACAGGATTTATAACTGCATTTATCCCATGGTTTGAATTATTtgtgatatttaaattcatttctgCTATAGCTACAGGTGGTACTATGCTTGTCAGTTTTGTTTTAC tCATGGAGATTGTAGGAATAGAATGGCGTTCCATTATGTCAGTTCTCTTTCATGTACCATTTTTATTGGGTCATTTAATGAAtcctttaatttcatatttaacacGTACATGGGATGGTTTTCAAATGGCAGTTTCTATACcatcactttttttattatcatattattg gATTATACCTGAATCACCAAGATGGTTATTTGCTGTTGGCAAGTTATCAAAAGcagaacaaattttaattaaagcagctggtagaaataaaataccaatagAGAATGTTAAAACAGCAATTGAAACATATGAATGTAATATAGGAATTTgccataaacaaaataaagaaaaatataacattacacatttatttagaactccaaatttaagattaaaaactatttttatatgtattaattggTTTATGTGTGGTAGTTGTTTCTTTGGATTAGCACAATATATGGGTTATATTGacggtaatatttttataaatgttgcTGTATcag ctGCTATTGAATTACCTGGAactatattagttttatttctaatatcacGTGTAtcacgtttaaaaattttaataagtgcaAATCTTCTATCTGCTGCAAGTTTGCTTTTGTTAATTGTAATGTCAAATTCACgttttacgataattttaactataatagGTCTTGCGGGGATGTCACTCAGTTTTCCAACTGTATATCTATATAGTAGTGAAGTATTTCCAACTGTAATCAGAAATATTGGTATTGGTCTAGGAAGTGTTTGTGCAAGAATTGGAAGCATGATTGCACCATATATCGCTACAATG ggaaaaattaaatcttggtTACCACCATTAATATTTGGAAGTGGACTATTATTTAGtgcttttttatgtttctttttaccAGAAACAATGAACTGTGAATTACCAGAAACTATTGAAGATAGtgaaaattttggaaa GAAACAAAGTggaaaaaatgcaataaaataa
- the LOC107996841 gene encoding organic cation transporter protein-like isoform X2 translates to MGVMGPWHIVIAVALSLVKFPVAWHQLSIIFLAPPTNFSCAAPISKTNESTIMKCYVDVGNGTMEKCTTFKYDKRIFKESIITQWDLVCDREQLTNIVQSCIMFGVLIGNLVFSIMADRIGRKKPLMIAIGLQSLTGFITAFIPWFELFVIFKFISAIATGGTMLVSFVLLMEIVGIEWRSIMSVLFHVPFLLGHLMNPLISYLTRTWDGFQMAVSIPSLFLLSYYWIIPESPRWLFAVGKLSKAEQILIKAAGRNKIPIENVKTAIETYECNIGICHKQNKEKYNITHLFRTPNLRLKTIFICINWFMCGSCFFGLAQYMGYIDGNIFINVAVSAAIELPGTILVLFLISRVSRLKILISANLLSAASLLLLIVMSNSRFTIILTIIGLAGMSLSFPTVYLYSSEVFPTVIRNIGIGLGSVCARIGSMIAPYIATMGKIKSWLPPLIFGSGLLFSAFLCFFLPETMNCELPETIEDSENFGKKQSGKNAIK, encoded by the exons ATGGGTGTGATGGGCCCATGGCATATTGTTATTGCTGTGGCATTATCTCTTGTAAAATTTCCGGTTGCTTGGCATCaactttctattatatttcttgcACCTCCGACTAATTTTTCATGTGCTGCACCAATATCAAAAACTAATGAATCTACAATAATGAAATGTTATGTAGATGTAGGAAATGGTACTATGGAGAAATgtacaacttttaaatatgaCAAGCGTATATTTAAAGAGAGTATTATAActcaa tGGGACTTAGTTTGTGATAGAGAACAATTGACAAATATTGTACAGTCTTGTATAATGTTTGGAGTACTTATTGGTAATTTAGTTTTTAGTATAATGGCTGATCG aatagGTAGGAAAAAACCTTTGATGATTGCTATAGGATTACAATCATTAACAGGATTTATAACTGCATTTATCCCATGGTTTGAATTATTtgtgatatttaaattcatttctgCTATAGCTACAGGTGGTACTATGCTTGTCAGTTTTGTTTTAC tCATGGAGATTGTAGGAATAGAATGGCGTTCCATTATGTCAGTTCTCTTTCATGTACCATTTTTATTGGGTCATTTAATGAAtcctttaatttcatatttaacacGTACATGGGATGGTTTTCAAATGGCAGTTTCTATACcatcactttttttattatcatattattg gATTATACCTGAATCACCAAGATGGTTATTTGCTGTTGGCAAGTTATCAAAAGcagaacaaattttaattaaagcagctggtagaaataaaataccaatagAGAATGTTAAAACAGCAATTGAAACATATGAATGTAATATAGGAATTTgccataaacaaaataaagaaaaatataacattacacatttatttagaactccaaatttaagattaaaaactatttttatatgtattaattggTTTATGTGTGGTAGTTGTTTCTTTGGATTAGCACAATATATGGGTTATATTGacggtaatatttttataaatgttgcTGTATcag ctGCTATTGAATTACCTGGAactatattagttttatttctaatatcacGTGTAtcacgtttaaaaattttaataagtgcaAATCTTCTATCTGCTGCAAGTTTGCTTTTGTTAATTGTAATGTCAAATTCACgttttacgataattttaactataatagGTCTTGCGGGGATGTCACTCAGTTTTCCAACTGTATATCTATATAGTAGTGAAGTATTTCCAACTGTAATCAGAAATATTGGTATTGGTCTAGGAAGTGTTTGTGCAAGAATTGGAAGCATGATTGCACCATATATCGCTACAATG ggaaaaattaaatcttggtTACCACCATTAATATTTGGAAGTGGACTATTATTTAGtgcttttttatgtttctttttaccAGAAACAATGAACTGTGAATTACCAGAAACTATTGAAGATAGtgaaaattttggaaa GAAACAAAGTggaaaaaatgcaataaaataa
- the LOC107996715 gene encoding epoxide hydrolase 4-like isoform X3 — protein sequence MFTNNKIVHVSILEIIKLHLLSFIYGLYLIVKRFLKWIWDPKKFFMMQQRDKPPPCLIDNNLGIHSYIKIKSVKFHYVEAGNKNKSLILLLHGFPDCWLSWRKQIPCLAKHYRVIAIDLKGFGDSDKPAAKSCYKIQVLIEELKQIILTFGVKQCSIIGHDLGGLLGWYIVALYGDMIDKFVAVSCPHPNFYWNRRLGDSIFDLKWIHFSRLPFFPEIDALKEDLSIINDAFQHLQLNNTNTEKDYVEAYKYAFSRKEDWTGAINYYRNLPFIKLNTDSCDQISTQTLLIIGNIDPIVTIENIVQSSEYIEKCNVKVILGAQHFPHQQKPDMVNEAILKFFMEKTSSKNIMSSWLEPFNKTVKYGNHMFDAVHKKTNDVVNVLPSKILYLGQTTN from the exons atgtttacaaataataaaattgttcatgtatcaattttagaaataattaaattacatcttctctcttttatatatGGATTGTATTTAATAGTGAAAAGATTTCTTAAATGGATCTGGGATCCTAAAAAGTTTTTCATGATGCAACAGCGAGATAAACCCCCACCTTGTttgatagataataatttaggaattcattcttatataaaaatcaag agtgtaaaatttcattatgtagaagctggaaataaaaataaatcacttatattacttttacatGGATTTCCTGATTGTTGGTTATCTTGGAGAAAACAAATACCATGTCTTGCTAAACATTAtag aGTAATTGCAATAGATTTAAAAGGATTTGGAGATAGTGATAAACCAGCAGCTAAAAgttgttataaaattcaagtcttaattgaagaattaaaacaaattattttaacttttggaGTAAAACAGTGTAGCATAATTGGCCATGATTTAGGAGGACTTTTAGGATGGTATATAGTAGCCTTATATGGAGAtatgattgataaatttgttgCAGTTTCATGTCCACATCCTAATTTCTATTGGAACAGAAGATTAGGAGATTCTATCTTTGATTTGAA atGGATACATTTTAGTAGATTACCATTTTTTCCTGAAATTGATGCTCTTAAAGaagatttatcaattataaatgatgCATTTCAACatcttcaattaaataatacaaatactgAGAAAGATTATGTAGAAGCATACAAATATGCATTTAGCAGAaaag aaGATTGGACTGgggctattaattattatagaaatcttCCTTTTATAAAGCTTAATACAGATTCTTGTGATCAAATTTCTACTCAAACTTTActtataattggaaatatagaTCCAATTGtaacaatagaaaatattgtacaaagttctgaatatattgaaaaatgtaatgtaaaagtaatattagGAGCTCAACATTTTCCACATCAACAAAAACCAGATATGGTAAATgaagcaattttaaaattttttatgg AAAAAACATCATCTAAGAATATTATGTCTTCATGGCTTGAACCTTTTAATAAAACTGTCAAGTATGGTAATCATATGTTTGATGCTGTCCataaaaaaactaatgatGTAGTTAATGTTTTACCAagtaaaatactttatttaggTCAaactacaaattaa
- the LOC107996715 gene encoding epoxide hydrolase 4-like isoform X1 codes for MFTNNKIVHVSILEIIKLHLLSFIYGLYLIVKRFLKWIWDPKKFFMMQQRDKPPPCLIDNNLGIHSYIKIKSVKFHYVEAGNKNKSLILLLHGFPDCWLSWRKQIPCLAKHYRVIAIDLKGFGDSDKPAAKSCYKIQVLIEELKQIILTFGVKQCSIIGHDLGGLLGWYIVALYGDMIDKFVAVSCPHPNFYWNRRLGDSIFDLKWIHFSRLPFFPEIDALKEDLSIINDAFQHLQLNNTNTEKDYVEAYKYAFSRKEDWTGAINYYRNLPFIKLNTDSCDQISTQTLLIIGNIDPIVTIENIVQSSEYIEKCNVKVILGAQHFPHQQKPDMVNEAILKFFMGKQFNKYLYIFYYIITRYILGTTNHIEKTSSKNIMSSWLEPFNKTVKYGNHMFDAVHKKTNDVVNVLPSKILYLGQTTN; via the exons atgtttacaaataataaaattgttcatgtatcaattttagaaataattaaattacatcttctctcttttatatatGGATTGTATTTAATAGTGAAAAGATTTCTTAAATGGATCTGGGATCCTAAAAAGTTTTTCATGATGCAACAGCGAGATAAACCCCCACCTTGTttgatagataataatttaggaattcattcttatataaaaatcaag agtgtaaaatttcattatgtagaagctggaaataaaaataaatcacttatattacttttacatGGATTTCCTGATTGTTGGTTATCTTGGAGAAAACAAATACCATGTCTTGCTAAACATTAtag aGTAATTGCAATAGATTTAAAAGGATTTGGAGATAGTGATAAACCAGCAGCTAAAAgttgttataaaattcaagtcttaattgaagaattaaaacaaattattttaacttttggaGTAAAACAGTGTAGCATAATTGGCCATGATTTAGGAGGACTTTTAGGATGGTATATAGTAGCCTTATATGGAGAtatgattgataaatttgttgCAGTTTCATGTCCACATCCTAATTTCTATTGGAACAGAAGATTAGGAGATTCTATCTTTGATTTGAA atGGATACATTTTAGTAGATTACCATTTTTTCCTGAAATTGATGCTCTTAAAGaagatttatcaattataaatgatgCATTTCAACatcttcaattaaataatacaaatactgAGAAAGATTATGTAGAAGCATACAAATATGCATTTAGCAGAaaag aaGATTGGACTGgggctattaattattatagaaatcttCCTTTTATAAAGCTTAATACAGATTCTTGTGATCAAATTTCTACTCAAACTTTActtataattggaaatatagaTCCAATTGtaacaatagaaaatattgtacaaagttctgaatatattgaaaaatgtaatgtaaaagtaatattagGAGCTCAACATTTTCCACATCAACAAAAACCAGATATGGTAAATgaagcaattttaaaattttttatgggtaagcaatttaataaatatttatatatattttattatataataactagATATATTTTAGGAACAACAAATCATATAGAAAAAACATCATCTAAGAATATTATGTCTTCATGGCTTGAACCTTTTAATAAAACTGTCAAGTATGGTAATCATATGTTTGATGCTGTCCataaaaaaactaatgatGTAGTTAATGTTTTACCAagtaaaatactttatttaggTCAaactacaaattaa
- the LOC107996715 gene encoding epoxide hydrolase 4-like isoform X2 — translation MFTNNKIVHVSILEIIKLHLLSFIYGLYLIVKRFLKWIWDPKKFFMMQQRDKPPPCLIDNNLGIHSYIKIKSVKFHYVEAGNKNKSLILLLHGFPDCWLSWRKQIPCLAKHYRVIAIDLKGFGDSDKPAAKSCYKIQVLIEELKQIILTFGVKQCSIIGHDLGGLLGWYIVALYGDMIDKFVAVSCPHPNFYWNRRLGDSIFDLKWIHFSRLPFFPEIDALKEDLSIINDAFQHLQLNNTNTEKDYVEAYKYAFSRKEDWTGAINYYRNLPFIKLNTDSCDQISTQTLLIIGNIDPIVTIENIVQSSEYIEKCNVKVILGAQHFPHQQKPDMVNEAILKFFMGTTNHIEKTSSKNIMSSWLEPFNKTVKYGNHMFDAVHKKTNDVVNVLPSKILYLGQTTN, via the exons atgtttacaaataataaaattgttcatgtatcaattttagaaataattaaattacatcttctctcttttatatatGGATTGTATTTAATAGTGAAAAGATTTCTTAAATGGATCTGGGATCCTAAAAAGTTTTTCATGATGCAACAGCGAGATAAACCCCCACCTTGTttgatagataataatttaggaattcattcttatataaaaatcaag agtgtaaaatttcattatgtagaagctggaaataaaaataaatcacttatattacttttacatGGATTTCCTGATTGTTGGTTATCTTGGAGAAAACAAATACCATGTCTTGCTAAACATTAtag aGTAATTGCAATAGATTTAAAAGGATTTGGAGATAGTGATAAACCAGCAGCTAAAAgttgttataaaattcaagtcttaattgaagaattaaaacaaattattttaacttttggaGTAAAACAGTGTAGCATAATTGGCCATGATTTAGGAGGACTTTTAGGATGGTATATAGTAGCCTTATATGGAGAtatgattgataaatttgttgCAGTTTCATGTCCACATCCTAATTTCTATTGGAACAGAAGATTAGGAGATTCTATCTTTGATTTGAA atGGATACATTTTAGTAGATTACCATTTTTTCCTGAAATTGATGCTCTTAAAGaagatttatcaattataaatgatgCATTTCAACatcttcaattaaataatacaaatactgAGAAAGATTATGTAGAAGCATACAAATATGCATTTAGCAGAaaag aaGATTGGACTGgggctattaattattatagaaatcttCCTTTTATAAAGCTTAATACAGATTCTTGTGATCAAATTTCTACTCAAACTTTActtataattggaaatatagaTCCAATTGtaacaatagaaaatattgtacaaagttctgaatatattgaaaaatgtaatgtaaaagtaatattagGAGCTCAACATTTTCCACATCAACAAAAACCAGATATGGTAAATgaagcaattttaaaattttttatgg GAACAACAAATCATATAGAAAAAACATCATCTAAGAATATTATGTCTTCATGGCTTGAACCTTTTAATAAAACTGTCAAGTATGGTAATCATATGTTTGATGCTGTCCataaaaaaactaatgatGTAGTTAATGTTTTACCAagtaaaatactttatttaggTCAaactacaaattaa
- the LOC107996715 gene encoding epoxide hydrolase 4-like isoform X4 produces the protein MFTNNKIVHVSILEIIKLHLLSFIYGLYLIVKRFLKWIWDPKKFFMMQQRDKPPPCLIDNNLGIHSYIKIKSVKFHYVEAGNKNKSLILLLHGFPDCWLSWRKQIPCLAKHYRVIAIDLKGFGDSDKPAAKSCYKIQVLIEELKQIILTFGVKQCSIIGHDLGGLLGWYIVALYGDMIDKFVAVSCPHPNFYWNRRLGDSIFDLKWIHFSRLPFFPEIDALKEDLSIINDAFQHLQLNNTNTEKDYVEAYKYAFSRKEDWTGAINYYRNLPFIKLNTDSCDQISTQTLLIIGNIDPIVTIENIVQSSEYIEKCNVKVILGAQHFPHQQKPDMEQQII, from the exons atgtttacaaataataaaattgttcatgtatcaattttagaaataattaaattacatcttctctcttttatatatGGATTGTATTTAATAGTGAAAAGATTTCTTAAATGGATCTGGGATCCTAAAAAGTTTTTCATGATGCAACAGCGAGATAAACCCCCACCTTGTttgatagataataatttaggaattcattcttatataaaaatcaag agtgtaaaatttcattatgtagaagctggaaataaaaataaatcacttatattacttttacatGGATTTCCTGATTGTTGGTTATCTTGGAGAAAACAAATACCATGTCTTGCTAAACATTAtag aGTAATTGCAATAGATTTAAAAGGATTTGGAGATAGTGATAAACCAGCAGCTAAAAgttgttataaaattcaagtcttaattgaagaattaaaacaaattattttaacttttggaGTAAAACAGTGTAGCATAATTGGCCATGATTTAGGAGGACTTTTAGGATGGTATATAGTAGCCTTATATGGAGAtatgattgataaatttgttgCAGTTTCATGTCCACATCCTAATTTCTATTGGAACAGAAGATTAGGAGATTCTATCTTTGATTTGAA atGGATACATTTTAGTAGATTACCATTTTTTCCTGAAATTGATGCTCTTAAAGaagatttatcaattataaatgatgCATTTCAACatcttcaattaaataatacaaatactgAGAAAGATTATGTAGAAGCATACAAATATGCATTTAGCAGAaaag aaGATTGGACTGgggctattaattattatagaaatcttCCTTTTATAAAGCTTAATACAGATTCTTGTGATCAAATTTCTACTCAAACTTTActtataattggaaatatagaTCCAATTGtaacaatagaaaatattgtacaaagttctgaatatattgaaaaatgtaatgtaaaagtaatattagGAGCTCAACATTTTCCACATCAACAAAAACCAGATATG GAACAACAAATCATATAG